A stretch of Canis lupus baileyi chromosome 7, mCanLup2.hap1, whole genome shotgun sequence DNA encodes these proteins:
- the POPDC3 gene encoding popeye domain-containing protein 3, with product MERNSSLWKNLIDEHPVCTTWKQEAEGAIYHLASILFVVGFMGGSGFFGLLYVFSLLGLGFLCSAVWAWVDVCAADIFSWNFVLFVICFMQFVHIAYQVRSITFSREFQLLYSSLFQPLGTSLPVFRTIALSSEVVTLEKEHCYAMQGKTSIDKLSLLVSGRIRVTVDGEFLHYIFPFQFLDSPEWDSLRPTEEGIFQVTLTAETDCRYVSWRRKKLYLLFAQHRYISRLFSVLIGSDIADKLYALNDRVYTGKTYHYDIRLPNFYQMSSPKIPKSPLTEHFRNSRRYCDK from the exons ATGGAAAGAAATTCAAGTTTATGGAAGAACCTAATTGATGAACACCCAGTCTGCACCACCTGGAAGCAAGAGGCCGAAGGAGCCATTTACCATCTTGCCAGTATTTTATTTGTAGTAGGTTTCATGGGTGGCAGTGGCTTCTTCGGGCTCCTTTACGTCTTCAGTTTGCTGGGGTTGGGTTTTCTCTGCTCTGCTGTCTGGGCTTGGGTAGATGTCTGTGCAGCCGACATATTTTCCTGGAATTTTGTCCTGTTTGTCATCTGCTTCATGCAATTTGTTCACATTGCGTATCAAGTTCGCAGCATCACTTTTTCTCGAGAATTCCAGCTACTGTACAGCTCCCTTTTTCAGCCGCTGGGGACCTCTTTGCCCGTCTTCAGAACAATTGCTCTGAGCTCTGAAGTGGTTACTTTGGAGAAGGAACACTGTTATGCCATGCAGGGGAAAACCTCCATTGATAAACTCTCCCTGCTTGTTTCGGGAAG GATCAGAGTGACAGTTGACGGCGAATTTCTGCATTACATTTTCCCCTTCCAGTTCCTGGATTCTCCTGAATGGGACTCCCTGAGACCCACGGAGGAGGGCATTTTTCAG gtaaccCTCACAGCAGAAACTGATTGTCGATATGTGTCTTGGAggagaaagaaattatatttgcTCTTCGCCCAACATCGTTACATCTCCCGCCTGTTCTCAGTTTTAATTGGCAGTGACATTGCAGATAAACTCTATGCCTTGAATGACAGGGTATATACAGGAAAAACATACCACTACGATATTCGGTTACCCAACTTCTATCAAATGTCAAGTCCAAAAATACCCAAGTCACCCCTGACCGAACATTTCCGGAATTCCAGACGGTACTGTGATAAATGA